A stretch of Methanosphaerula palustris E1-9c DNA encodes these proteins:
- a CDS encoding MATE family efflux transporter — protein sequence MNAMLMRVAGSDAVEVYTAGERLIMFAIIPLIGIEMAVVSVAGAAYGGRHYDKLRVIHHFSILLGLVIALCTSIITWLFSSQIASIFTYSVETAYLAPSIAAFLVVMCFFYPFLPPGMMSSSIFQGVGKGMTSFAITVLRELVFVIIFAWIFGFVLGFGELGIWWGITAGDILGCVVAYVWARTYFQRLRANT from the coding sequence ATCAATGCTATGCTCATGAGGGTTGCGGGATCCGATGCCGTGGAAGTCTATACGGCAGGCGAGCGGCTCATCATGTTCGCGATCATTCCACTCATCGGGATCGAGATGGCGGTCGTATCAGTCGCCGGTGCTGCTTATGGCGGGAGACACTACGACAAGCTCCGGGTCATTCACCACTTCTCGATCCTTCTGGGACTTGTCATTGCTCTGTGCACAAGCATAATCACGTGGCTCTTCTCGTCGCAAATAGCCTCGATTTTCACCTATTCTGTCGAGACAGCATATCTTGCTCCGTCCATTGCAGCATTCCTGGTTGTCATGTGTTTCTTTTATCCGTTCCTTCCACCGGGTATGATGTCAAGCTCGATCTTTCAAGGTGTGGGCAAGGGTATGACTTCATTTGCGATCACGGTCTTGCGTGAACTTGTCTTTGTCATTATATTTGCTTGGATTTTCGGGTTCGTTCTCGGTTTTGGCGAGTTGGGGATATGGTGGGGGATAACCGCGGGGGACATTCTTGGATGTGTCGTGGCTTATGTCTGGGCCCGGACGTATTTCCAGAGGCTTCGGGCCAACACCTGA
- a CDS encoding GNAT family N-acetyltransferase — protein MVKNQEPSIRLVTQDDIPNLAYHHRAMLEEIWVKKNRASDPALLSALEEEYTRKLADELKSGTCIAWVTVLEGRIVSSGAISILSDVPVPHDLSSKIAFLHSIYTEKSYRNHHYAQGITCEATRYCRQQGIKRLYLFSSDDGRSIYEKNGFMPVDNVMMLYQ, from the coding sequence ATGGTAAAAAATCAGGAACCCTCTATCCGGCTTGTCACGCAGGACGATATTCCCAATCTGGCATATCACCATCGGGCGATGTTAGAAGAGATCTGGGTGAAGAAGAACAGAGCCTCAGACCCGGCACTCCTATCTGCCCTTGAAGAAGAATACACCAGAAAATTGGCTGATGAATTGAAGAGTGGAACGTGTATCGCCTGGGTCACCGTGCTGGAGGGTCGGATCGTCTCGAGTGGAGCGATCAGTATTCTCTCAGATGTGCCGGTACCTCATGATCTCTCCTCGAAGATCGCGTTTCTCCACAGTATCTATACCGAAAAATCGTATCGAAATCACCATTATGCTCAGGGGATAACCTGTGAAGCGACCCGGTACTGCAGACAGCAGGGAATCAAGCGACTCTATCTCTTTTCCAGCGATGACGGGCGGAGTATCTATGAAAAGAACGGGTTTATGCCGGTTGATAATGTCATGATGCTCTATCAGTGA
- a CDS encoding TSCPD domain-containing protein → MRTVGSGGCGANSSALGHAISTGLDNGVPYGKFVKPFAKVNCITSIKNPTSEGHSCVELSENASNSRQKTRAFRPSMTGALERPE, encoded by the coding sequence ATCAGGACAGTCGGGAGCGGAGGCTGCGGCGCAAACAGCAGTGCCCTTGGCCATGCGATCAGTACGGGTCTCGATAATGGCGTACCATACGGGAAATTCGTAAAACCGTTTGCGAAAGTGAATTGTATCACGTCCATCAAGAATCCCACCTCGGAAGGACATTCCTGCGTGGAGTTGTCGGAAAATGCATCGAACTCTCGGCAAAAAACCAGAGCATTCCGACCCTCAATGACTGGAGCATTAGAAAGACCTGAGTGA
- a CDS encoding TetR/AcrR family transcriptional regulator — translation MTEKYSAGKTGRPAKVPGEKHTREKIFDAAVDLFAERGFDRTSVRDIAKAVGVTESAVYRHYPGKDAILEAIFVFMENRVYTPLSPVHEAGELDNRTIFRDMLEGLPRFIMADPVLVKTAHIMFTEMYHNEKIRDYVKKEYGKRADDYTEKLFRKHVMDGTIRPCDTRALAILFNSFRFAWMFKTFILDYGEPMDIGKMEKSLQAPIKLFEDLLKSEHSLTRV, via the coding sequence ATGACTGAAAAATATTCTGCAGGAAAAACCGGCAGACCAGCAAAAGTCCCGGGTGAGAAACATACCCGGGAGAAGATTTTCGACGCTGCTGTCGATCTGTTCGCAGAACGCGGATTCGACAGGACATCTGTTCGAGATATCGCAAAGGCCGTTGGGGTCACGGAAAGTGCGGTCTACCGGCATTATCCCGGTAAAGACGCAATTCTTGAGGCAATTTTTGTCTTCATGGAAAACCGGGTATATACTCCCCTGTCACCGGTCCACGAGGCTGGTGAACTGGATAATAGAACAATCTTCCGCGACATGCTGGAAGGTCTGCCCCGGTTCATCATGGCTGACCCTGTCCTCGTAAAGACCGCACATATTATGTTCACCGAAATGTACCATAATGAAAAAATACGAGATTACGTGAAGAAGGAATATGGTAAGAGAGCAGATGATTATACAGAAAAACTGTTCAGGAAACACGTGATGGATGGAACGATCCGGCCTTGTGACACCAGGGCACTGGCAATTCTTTTTAACTCGTTCCGCTTTGCCTGGATGTTCAAGACATTCATTCTTGATTATGGAGAGCCGATGGACATCGGCAAGATGGAAAAGAGCTTACAAGCCCCTATCAAATTATTCGAAGACCTTTTGAAATCTGAACATAGTCTCACTCGTGTCTGA
- a CDS encoding flavodoxin family protein has product MKILVIMGSPRKGNTFRACEEFREILQQDCAAEFEYLWLKDRHLLPCKGCLSCFSRGEEKCPNRDEVPTLEQKLLEADAVVFASPVYGFNVTGLMKTFIDRFSYVFHRPRFFDKKAFVLVTAGVLGLNDAISYLEKVAGLWGFEVVGTTGLIMTNDNPPRSLAEKNKKILTKAAKEFLTALQRNKRKSPGIMDVIVFHSGRAAFSQLEKVSPFDYQYWKNKGWFSPGRQYFVDIPVNPLFLAAGRIAGWMTIRQIRKDTVLD; this is encoded by the coding sequence ATGAAGATACTTGTCATCATGGGAAGCCCACGGAAGGGTAATACGTTCCGGGCATGTGAAGAGTTCCGTGAGATCCTGCAGCAGGATTGCGCAGCAGAATTTGAATACCTCTGGCTTAAGGATAGGCACCTGCTACCCTGCAAGGGATGTCTTTCCTGTTTTAGCCGTGGAGAAGAAAAATGTCCCAACCGCGACGAAGTACCTACGTTAGAACAAAAATTGCTAGAGGCTGACGCCGTAGTCTTCGCATCACCGGTCTATGGTTTCAATGTGACCGGACTGATGAAGACCTTCATTGACCGCTTCAGCTATGTCTTCCATAGGCCCCGGTTCTTTGACAAAAAGGCATTTGTTCTGGTAACGGCTGGTGTACTCGGGCTCAACGATGCTATCAGTTACCTGGAAAAGGTTGCCGGGTTATGGGGATTTGAAGTTGTGGGAACAACCGGGCTGATCATGACAAATGATAATCCGCCCCGTTCCCTTGCGGAAAAAAATAAAAAAATTCTGACGAAGGCCGCAAAGGAATTTTTAACCGCTTTACAACGCAACAAACGAAAAAGTCCGGGAATTATGGATGTGATCGTATTCCATTCCGGGCGGGCGGCGTTCTCACAACTGGAAAAGGTATCACCCTTTGATTACCAGTACTGGAAAAATAAAGGTTGGTTTTCACCTGGCAGACAATATTTCGTCGACATACCAGTCAACCCATTATTCCTGGCGGCCGGGAGAATTGCTGGATGGATGACGATACGACAGATTCGAAAGGATACTGTACTGGATTGA
- a CDS encoding DUF6790 family protein, with translation MNLFEIIWTFLFPLIGAVVALLHLAKERKTADAHRRLEIVLMWQLVCGLGLSMIWGGIGHLLFADRVAESIGWATGSPFQQEVGIGTHRSGS, from the coding sequence TTGAATCTTTTTGAGATCATCTGGACGTTTCTCTTTCCACTAATTGGGGCAGTCGTCGCCCTGCTGCACCTGGCAAAAGAGCGGAAGACTGCTGATGCGCACCGAAGACTGGAGATCGTCCTGATGTGGCAGCTCGTCTGCGGCCTCGGCCTCTCCATGATCTGGGGCGGAATCGGCCACCTGCTCTTCGCCGACCGGGTCGCTGAATCGATCGGGTGGGCGACCGGCAGTCCCTTCCAGCAGGAGGTGGGCATCGGGACGCATCGATCGGGATCGTAG
- a CDS encoding kelch repeat-containing protein has product MIYHPKNMPLMTACLLITVLLLLVGTVSAAGAPTAAFSSTPINGTVPLTVNFTDTSTGSPTGWSWFFGDETYTQPWTQQNAHSGWSERFSHSSVVMPDGSIVLMGGYSNESRAILNDTWRSIDNGATWTLMNASSGWPARAGLSSVAMPDGSIVLMGGGNESTYMNDTWRSTDDGATWTLMNANSGWSGRFYHSSVAMPDGSIVLAGGRDESGNLTNDTWRSTDDGKTWTLMNPNSGWSERDCQTAVAMPDGSIVLMGGWDDTTPLNDVWRSTDNGRTWTLVNASSGWSARYSHSSVVMPDGSIVLMGGLNDTALLNDLWRSTDKGETWAQVQNAGWSGRFHHTSVAMPDGSIVLMGGLDDSTIRNDTWRLQPAGSSQQSPSHTYTTVGIYSATLQAFNAAGFSSTQKVSAIVSPMQPVPPSVTAPRDLNNDGLYEDIDGNGVLNFNDVVLFFNQMDWIADNEPVRAFDFNRNGRIDFDDVVIVFNAL; this is encoded by the coding sequence ATGATATATCATCCGAAGAACATGCCTCTGATGACGGCATGTCTGTTAATCACTGTTCTTCTGCTGCTAGTCGGCACGGTCAGCGCTGCTGGTGCCCCGACAGCAGCATTCAGCAGCACGCCGATCAACGGCACTGTACCCCTGACCGTCAACTTCACCGATACATCGACCGGCAGTCCAACCGGCTGGTCATGGTTCTTCGGTGATGAGACGTATACCCAACCGTGGACGCAGCAGAATGCACATTCCGGGTGGTCGGAAAGATTCAGTCACAGCAGCGTGGTAATGCCGGATGGGAGCATCGTACTCATGGGAGGCTATAGTAATGAATCAAGAGCCATTTTGAATGATACATGGAGGTCGATCGATAACGGCGCTACGTGGACGCTGATGAACGCGAGTTCCGGGTGGCCGGCAAGGGCCGGACTGAGCAGCGTAGCGATGCCGGACGGAAGCATCGTACTCATGGGCGGTGGTAATGAATCCACCTATATGAACGACACATGGAGGTCGACCGATGACGGCGCTACATGGACGCTGATGAACGCGAACTCCGGGTGGTCAGGAAGATTCTATCACAGCAGTGTAGCGATGCCGGACGGAAGCATCGTACTCGCGGGCGGTAGGGATGAGAGCGGGAATCTCACAAATGATACGTGGAGGTCGACTGATGACGGCAAAACCTGGACGCTGATGAACCCGAACTCCGGATGGTCTGAGCGGGACTGCCAGACAGCGGTCGCGATGCCGGACGGAAGCATCGTACTCATGGGCGGTTGGGACGACACCACCCCCCTGAACGACGTATGGCGGTCGACTGATAACGGCAGAACGTGGACGCTCGTGAACGCGAGTTCCGGGTGGTCGGCACGGTACAGTCACAGCAGCGTAGTGATGCCGGACGGGAGCATCGTACTCATGGGAGGTTTGAACGACACCGCCCTGTTGAACGATCTGTGGCGGTCGACCGACAAGGGCGAAACATGGGCGCAGGTACAAAATGCCGGTTGGTCGGGAAGATTCCATCACACCAGCGTAGCGATGCCGGACGGAAGTATCGTACTCATGGGCGGTTTGGACGACTCCACCATCCGGAACGACACGTGGCGGCTCCAACCCGCTGGATCGTCACAACAGAGTCCGTCGCACACCTATACCACCGTGGGAATCTACTCGGCAACATTGCAGGCGTTCAATGCCGCAGGATTCAGCAGTACACAAAAGGTCTCGGCCATCGTCTCTCCGATGCAACCGGTACCCCCGTCGGTAACCGCCCCCCGGGACCTCAACAACGACGGGCTCTATGAGGATATCGACGGCAATGGGGTTCTGAATTTCAACGACGTAGTCCTCTTCTTCAACCAGATGGACTGGATAGCCGACAATGAACCGGTCAGAGCCTTTGACTTCAACAGGAACGGCCGGATCGATTTCGATGATGTCGTGATAGTGTTCAACGCACTGTAA
- a CDS encoding bifunctional metallophosphatase/5'-nucleotidase codes for MTPEPRQNTIPNSLQFLIGLCILGLLILTPILLAGHPAGPVTTPQTSATVHVKILAVNDFHGQLPPGQKLNKRQAGSAPVLASYLNATMASEKADGTIIALPGDIIGASPPESGLLLDEPTMLFFDSLAGQNSTGTPLSAIHNSTIVATLGNHEFDKGTSELMRMIGGGDGTSNITHLVDPYPASNSTYVSANVVWKANNTTVLPPYTIKNVSGVPIAFIGADTMNTPLVQKADAIKDVTFLDEADSINRYIPEIQQQGVHAIVVLLHEGGNQTPYDGPTQANGTVTGRVAEIIPRLDSDVDVVLSGHTHEFTNAYLKNAGGNQVLVTQAYMYSTGFADVDLTIDRTGREITNKSARIVPVYADQSPGTSPDPATAAFLADDEKTIAPIVNRTIGEAAENITRDQNPAGESALGDLIADEFRNSMKADVGFVSAGSIRADLTRGTITWGNLYSVQPFADTVVSMTMTGDQIRQILEEQWQEPLPPHNLMVSGLVYSYDAARPAGSRVTNVTVHDLPLDLNATYTVATDDFLATGGDGYTTFTEGKNVTFGQEDIDALTDYIGSLPQPVNRTVDGRIQRVA; via the coding sequence ATGACGCCTGAACCCCGGCAGAACACGATCCCGAACAGCCTGCAGTTCCTCATCGGACTCTGCATCCTCGGGCTCCTCATCCTGACACCGATCCTTCTCGCCGGGCATCCGGCCGGTCCGGTGACGACACCGCAGACCAGTGCAACCGTCCACGTGAAGATCCTCGCGGTCAACGATTTTCACGGGCAGCTGCCCCCCGGACAGAAACTGAATAAACGGCAGGCCGGCAGTGCGCCGGTCCTGGCCTCCTATCTGAATGCAACGATGGCATCGGAGAAGGCCGACGGCACCATCATCGCCCTGCCCGGGGATATCATCGGAGCCTCGCCTCCCGAGTCCGGGCTCCTCCTCGACGAGCCGACGATGCTCTTCTTCGACTCCCTAGCAGGGCAGAACAGCACCGGCACCCCGCTCTCTGCAATACACAACAGTACGATCGTAGCGACACTCGGCAACCACGAGTTCGATAAAGGGACATCGGAACTGATGAGAATGATCGGTGGCGGAGATGGAACGAGCAACATCACCCACCTCGTCGACCCGTATCCCGCCTCGAACTCCACCTATGTCTCGGCGAACGTGGTCTGGAAGGCCAACAACACCACCGTCCTCCCGCCCTATACGATCAAAAACGTCAGCGGGGTCCCCATTGCGTTCATCGGTGCGGATACGATGAACACCCCCCTCGTTCAGAAAGCTGACGCCATCAAGGATGTGACCTTCCTGGATGAAGCCGACTCCATCAATCGGTACATCCCGGAGATTCAGCAGCAGGGCGTCCATGCGATCGTCGTCCTCCTGCACGAGGGCGGCAACCAGACCCCCTACGACGGTCCCACCCAGGCGAACGGAACCGTGACCGGGCGGGTGGCCGAGATCATCCCCCGGCTCGACAGCGATGTCGACGTGGTCCTCTCCGGTCATACGCATGAGTTCACCAACGCTTATCTGAAGAACGCCGGCGGAAACCAGGTGCTCGTCACCCAGGCATACATGTACAGCACGGGCTTCGCCGATGTCGACCTCACGATCGACCGGACAGGCAGGGAGATCACGAACAAATCCGCACGGATCGTCCCGGTCTATGCGGATCAGTCCCCGGGCACCAGCCCGGACCCCGCCACCGCTGCGTTCCTGGCCGACGATGAGAAGACGATCGCACCGATCGTGAACCGAACAATCGGTGAAGCAGCCGAAAATATCACCCGGGATCAGAACCCAGCAGGGGAATCAGCGCTCGGGGACCTGATCGCAGATGAATTCCGGAACTCGATGAAGGCGGATGTGGGGTTCGTGAGCGCCGGGTCGATTCGGGCCGATCTTACAAGAGGAACGATCACCTGGGGCAACCTCTATTCAGTCCAGCCCTTCGCCGACACGGTCGTGTCGATGACCATGACCGGCGACCAGATCCGGCAGATCCTTGAAGAGCAGTGGCAGGAGCCCCTTCCCCCGCACAATCTCATGGTCTCAGGGCTGGTGTATTCCTATGATGCAGCCAGACCTGCCGGCAGCAGGGTGACGAATGTGACGGTACATGATCTTCCGCTCGACCTGAACGCGACCTACACCGTTGCGACGGATGATTTCCTCGCCACCGGCGGTGACGGTTACACGACCTTCACCGAAGGGAAGAACGTCACGTTCGGCCAGGAGGATATCGATGCCCTGACAGACTATATCGGATCGCTCCCCCAGCCGGTGAACAGAACCGTCGACGGAAGGATACAGCGAGTCGCCTGA
- a CDS encoding site-specific integrase, translating to MAHQLHGVRILTPREYEALLSQIHKSSLVKLVRVLMLTGMRYEEVLKLKANPDHFSEAERSVWVKSGKLKAKSPERYVPLTEAGTLAVKAFLADKRTIYPAASVMSKNLTSWAVKAELTPILAGQMKDLSGANVGKERKNVYGMSVKIFRRSWENWLLMIYPDRTMDIMKAQGHDVMSSSNHYAGAVFSANDVERIRAYVADWQPSFRPRAVSD from the coding sequence ATGGCACATCAGTTACATGGAGTCAGGATACTGACCCCCCGGGAGTACGAAGCTCTGCTCAGTCAGATCCATAAATCATCTCTGGTGAAGCTCGTTCGAGTCCTCATGCTAACCGGCATGCGGTATGAGGAGGTACTGAAACTGAAGGCGAACCCGGACCACTTCAGCGAGGCTGAACGGTCTGTCTGGGTCAAGTCCGGGAAACTGAAGGCGAAGAGTCCTGAGCGATACGTGCCGCTGACTGAGGCAGGCACCCTGGCGGTGAAGGCATTTCTGGCCGATAAGCGAACCATCTATCCCGCAGCATCGGTGATGAGTAAAAATCTCACGTCGTGGGCTGTAAAGGCAGAACTGACACCGATCCTTGCGGGCCAGATGAAGGACCTGTCCGGAGCAAACGTCGGCAAGGAGAGAAAGAATGTGTACGGCATGTCGGTGAAAATCTTCCGGCGCAGCTGGGAGAACTGGCTCCTGATGATCTATCCTGACCGGACCATGGACATTATGAAAGCGCAGGGGCATGACGTGATGTCCTCCTCCAACCACTATGCCGGCGCTGTATTCTCTGCCAACGATGTCGAACGGATCAGAGCGTATGTTGCCGATTGGCAGCCGTCTTTCAGACCGCGTGCAGTGAGTGACTGA
- a CDS encoding TATA-box-binding protein has product MSEEKFQSPKIENIVASGSIADSIDLEMLSAKLENCDLNTKRFPGAVFRLQKPKIAVLIFSSGKVVITGARSHEDLLQGQEILIQTMKDAGVICHDTPDVAVTNMVCSYDLGKYINLNKVVITLNLENIEYEPEQFPGLVYRISDPKIVALLFSSGKIILTGGKTMENIERGVAFLEQMLGNI; this is encoded by the coding sequence ATGAGTGAAGAAAAATTTCAGTCTCCTAAGATCGAGAATATCGTTGCTTCGGGATCTATCGCTGATTCTATCGATCTTGAGATGCTCTCTGCTAAACTGGAAAACTGCGACCTCAATACAAAACGATTTCCTGGAGCAGTATTCCGACTTCAAAAACCCAAAATCGCGGTACTCATATTTTCTTCCGGAAAGGTAGTAATAACTGGCGCCAGAAGCCACGAGGATTTACTCCAGGGTCAGGAGATTCTCATTCAGACAATGAAAGATGCTGGAGTCATCTGTCATGATACGCCGGATGTGGCTGTTACAAATATGGTCTGTTCGTATGACCTCGGAAAGTACATTAACCTGAATAAGGTAGTTATTACGCTTAACCTGGAAAATATCGAGTACGAACCGGAACAGTTTCCCGGGTTAGTATATCGTATATCTGATCCAAAAATTGTTGCTCTTCTCTTTTCATCAGGAAAAATAATTCTGACGGGGGGGAAAACTATGGAAAATATTGAGAGAGGAGTTGCATTCCTTGAACAAATGTTAGGGAATATTTAA
- a CDS encoding VOC family protein, which yields MAQTEQSEMEKRYHTVSIWLATKSTDKLIIFLKAAFNAKELGRVYTPDGSIGHAEVQIGDSKILMFDLKPGWPAFRSLIHLYVDNADEMYENALNAGAKSMTRLTTHFWGDRGGRVIDPFGNIWWINSHVDDVSAEEMGKRAKQPEFIEAMDYAQKSFTPFLPADSL from the coding sequence ATGGCACAAACAGAACAATCAGAGATGGAAAAAAGATATCATACCGTATCCATATGGTTAGCCACAAAAAGCACGGATAAATTAATTATTTTCTTAAAAGCGGCTTTTAACGCCAAAGAGCTTGGCCGGGTATATACTCCAGATGGTTCGATAGGTCATGCTGAAGTACAGATCGGTGATTCAAAAATATTAATGTTTGATTTAAAACCTGGTTGGCCTGCCTTTCGTAGTCTGATTCATTTGTATGTAGATAATGCGGATGAGATGTACGAAAACGCACTTAACGCTGGCGCCAAATCTATGACCCGGTTAACGACTCATTTTTGGGGAGACAGAGGTGGACGGGTAATAGATCCTTTTGGAAACATATGGTGGATAAATTCACATGTAGATGATGTGAGTGCAGAAGAAATGGGAAAGCGTGCAAAACAACCAGAGTTTATAGAGGCCATGGATTATGCACAAAAAAGCTTTACTCCGTTTTTACCGGCTGATTCTTTGTAA
- a CDS encoding EstA family serine hydrolase: MGTTSGTLVQGHVEEGWEKVSDAFRENFEGTPGEVGAACCVYVGGRPVVDLWGGLADRETNRPWDKDTIVAVASTTKGATAICAHLLVQRGLLDLDAPVVKYWPEFGAAGKEKILVRWLLSHQAGLPVIDGPLTFEEACAWDPVIRALEAQKPEWQPGTEHVYHSVTFGFLVGELVRRITGKSLGRFFADEVAAPLGMSAWIGLPEKEEGRVARIEYAAPFTMEEMTAGMIETTGLDRDTVIVWMNAVWGPDSVQARAGVLGGAMDPTSGYTTTRAWRAAEFPCCNMFTDARSLARMYAATVSEVDGVRLLNPATIKRMTVVQTNRTRMHGLPPRLDIPADRSFNMSLGFWRACRPMPWVGPGSFGHPDAGVGFGYVTNLWSYWIGEPRAQNLADAVVDCLGDGYRT; the protein is encoded by the coding sequence ATGGGAACGACAAGCGGAACACTAGTACAGGGACATGTCGAGGAAGGCTGGGAGAAAGTCTCCGATGCCTTCCGTGAGAACTTCGAAGGGACACCCGGCGAGGTCGGCGCTGCATGCTGCGTCTACGTCGGTGGTCGTCCCGTCGTCGATCTGTGGGGCGGCCTCGCCGATCGCGAGACGAACCGGCCGTGGGACAAGGACACCATCGTCGCCGTCGCATCCACGACCAAAGGGGCTACCGCGATCTGCGCCCACCTGCTGGTACAGCGCGGCTTGCTGGATCTTGACGCTCCAGTGGTCAAGTACTGGCCGGAGTTTGGCGCTGCCGGGAAGGAGAAGATCCTGGTGCGCTGGCTGCTCTCACACCAGGCCGGTCTGCCGGTCATCGATGGGCCGCTGACCTTCGAGGAAGCCTGCGCCTGGGATCCGGTCATCCGGGCACTAGAGGCGCAGAAGCCGGAGTGGCAACCGGGCACCGAGCATGTCTACCACAGCGTGACCTTCGGATTCCTGGTCGGGGAGCTCGTGCGCCGTATCACCGGCAAGTCGCTCGGTCGCTTCTTTGCCGACGAGGTTGCTGCCCCGCTCGGGATGAGCGCCTGGATCGGGCTGCCTGAGAAGGAAGAGGGACGGGTGGCACGGATCGAGTACGCCGCTCCGTTCACTATGGAGGAGATGACCGCCGGGATGATCGAGACCACCGGTCTCGATAGGGACACGGTCATCGTCTGGATGAACGCCGTGTGGGGCCCGGACTCCGTGCAAGCCCGCGCCGGCGTGCTCGGCGGGGCTATGGATCCTACTAGCGGCTATACGACCACGCGTGCCTGGCGTGCGGCTGAGTTCCCCTGCTGCAACATGTTCACAGACGCTCGATCGCTGGCACGGATGTATGCGGCCACGGTGAGCGAGGTCGACGGCGTGAGGCTGCTTAATCCGGCGACGATCAAGAGGATGACCGTCGTCCAGACCAACAGGACGCGGATGCACGGGCTACCGCCGAGACTGGATATTCCGGCCGACCGCTCCTTCAACATGTCGCTCGGGTTCTGGCGGGCCTGCCGCCCGATGCCCTGGGTCGGGCCCGGGTCGTTCGGTCACCCCGATGCCGGTGTCGGCTTTGGCTACGTCACGAATCTGTGGTCATACTGGATTGGTGAACCACGGGCGCAGAACCTTGCCGACGCGGTCGTCGACTGCCTTGGTGATGGCTACCGCACATGA
- a CDS encoding pentapeptide repeat-containing protein, whose translation MNEKLTNYLNGVFAPYDGVKSIDELKADLLSDLQERFRELIAEGKDDKTAFQMTIDSIGDIEQTVREAAGLSRSLERQLLINFSASNLLKSDFAGVTAHKGKFEASALRGSDFSGADLTGSLFKASDVGEANFDGANLTDCTFSTLDLAGASFHQSILVRTNFSMSELAGAKFIDVKLTDVSITMSDLRKTIFESCIFNGVDFKYCDLRGLSLDGQTFIGVKFGEAMLNEVTFKGATLKNVSFTPPFSLTKTKKYYNAIKTIRFDGSMMDKLTYNSLKGMGADLSKVTVI comes from the coding sequence ATGAATGAGAAATTGACAAATTATTTGAATGGCGTTTTTGCGCCGTACGATGGGGTAAAAAGCATCGATGAACTAAAGGCCGACCTGCTCTCTGATTTGCAGGAGCGGTTCCGTGAGCTCATAGCCGAGGGCAAGGACGATAAAACGGCTTTTCAGATGACTATCGACAGCATCGGCGACATTGAGCAAACGGTGCGGGAGGCCGCCGGCCTTTCCCGCTCGCTGGAGCGGCAGCTGTTGATCAACTTCAGCGCGAGCAATTTGCTGAAGAGCGACTTCGCCGGAGTTACAGCGCATAAAGGAAAATTTGAAGCGAGCGCTTTGCGCGGCTCCGACTTTTCAGGCGCGGACCTGACCGGCAGCTTGTTTAAGGCTAGCGATGTGGGCGAGGCGAATTTTGACGGCGCAAATCTCACAGACTGCACCTTTTCCACTCTTGATCTGGCTGGTGCGAGCTTCCATCAATCAATCCTTGTGAGAACCAATTTCAGCATGTCGGAGCTGGCCGGAGCCAAATTCATCGACGTAAAGCTGACTGACGTCAGCATAACAATGAGCGACCTGAGAAAAACGATCTTTGAAAGCTGTATTTTTAACGGCGTTGACTTCAAATATTGCGACCTGCGGGGCTTGTCCTTGGACGGGCAGACCTTTATCGGGGTCAAGTTTGGCGAGGCGATGCTGAACGAAGTTACGTTCAAGGGTGCGACACTTAAAAATGTGTCCTTTACACCGCCGTTTTCCCTGACCAAGACCAAGAAATACTACAATGCCATCAAGACCATCAGGTTTGACGGCTCGATGATGGATAAACTGACCTACAACTCCCTCAAAGGCATGGGGGCCGATTTGTCAAAGGTTACTGTTATATAA
- a CDS encoding PadR family transcriptional regulator, whose translation MSENKITSDLLRGHTDTMVLRLLSKADRYGYEIVKLIAERSGGEYELKEATMYSSVRRLEADGDIEWYWGDESQGGRRKYFRITEKGRATYASNKGNWEYAKRVLDKLL comes from the coding sequence ATGAGTGAGAACAAGATCACATCCGACCTGCTACGCGGACATACCGACACGATGGTTTTACGTCTTTTATCCAAAGCGGATCGTTATGGCTACGAAATCGTCAAGCTGATTGCCGAGCGCTCGGGCGGCGAGTATGAATTGAAGGAAGCCACGATGTATTCCAGCGTCCGGCGGCTTGAGGCGGACGGTGACATCGAGTGGTATTGGGGCGATGAATCTCAGGGCGGACGGCGTAAGTATTTTCGGATTACCGAAAAAGGGAGGGCCACGTACGCCAGCAACAAAGGCAATTGGGAGTATGCAAAGCGCGTTCTCGATAAATTATTGTAA